One Prunus dulcis chromosome 7, ALMONDv2, whole genome shotgun sequence DNA segment encodes these proteins:
- the LOC117634103 gene encoding leucine-rich repeat extensin-like protein 4, with product MKKKTTLLDLSLLLITFVLASSSLSVVCGAQEYHHHNGIISHGALSHAEALYIKQRQLLYYRDEFGDRGELVTVDPSLVFENQRIRNAYIALQAWKQAILSDPLNLTGNWVGSNVCNYTGVFCTKALDNSSIRTVAGIDLNHGDIAGYLPEELGLLADLALFHINSNRFCGTVPHKFKQLKLLFELDISNNRFAGKFPRVVLQLPKLKFLDLRFNEFEGTVPKELFDKDLDAIFINHNRFRFDLPDNFGNSPVSVIVLANNKFHGCVPASLGNMSNLNEIILMNNGFRSCLPEEIGMLKNLTVFDVSFNQFLGSLPETIGGMVSLEQLNVAHNLLSGTIPASICSLPRLQNFTYSYNFFTGEPPVCLGLASFDDKRNCLPNRPAQRPAAKCKSFLSRPVDCKSFRCKPFVPSLPSPPPPPPPPVVVPSPPPPVALPQSPPPPPPPVFSPPPPPPPVYSPPPPPPSPLPPPPPPPPPPPPPSPSPPPPPPPPPPSPPPPSPSPPPPPTPSPPPPPPPTPSPPPPPTPSPPYCVRPPPPPPPNSPPPPAPLSSPPPPSPYLYNSPPPPPPHSPPPPPHSPPPPPHSPPPPIYPYPSPPPPVHSPPPPVYQSPPPPPPLCIEPPPPPSPPPPCIEYSPPPPPPTPIVYLPPPSPSPPPPVYSSPPPPVYQSPSSPPPVQYSSPPPPVHYSSPPPPPPIPCETPPPHSSPPPPSPPVHYHSPPPPVPYSSPTPPIVYESPPPPTPVYEGPLPPIFGVSYASPPPPPFY from the coding sequence atgaagaagaagaccacCCTCCTTGATCTCTCACTTCTTCTCATCACCTTCGTTCTCGCCTCCTCATCACTCTCTGTCGTCTGTGGTGCTCAGGAGTACCACCACCACAACGGCATTATCAGCCATGGAGCTCTCTCCCACGCCGAAGCCCTCTACATCAAGCAGCGCCAGCTCCTCTACTACAGGGACGAGTTCGGCGACCGAGGCGAGCTAGTCACCGTCGACCCATCTCTGGTTTTCGAGAACCAGAGAATCAGAAATGCTTACATAGCTTTACAAGCTTGGAAGCAAGCCATTCTCTCCGACCCGCTTAATCTCACGGGTAATTGGGTCGGATCTAATGTCTGCAACTACACCGGAGTCTTCTGCACAAAAGCCCTAGACAACAGCTCCATCCGAACCGTAGCTGGGATTGATCTCAACCATGGCGACATTGCTGGGTACTTGCCCGAAGAGCTTGGGCTGCTTGCAGATCTCGCATTGTTCCACATCAACTCCAACCGCTTCTGCGGGACTGTGCCTCACAAGTTCAAGCAGCTCAAGCTGCTCTTTGAGCTCGATATCAGCAACAATCGGTTTGCTGGGAAGTTTCCTCGGGTTGTTCTTCAGCTGCCAAAGCTAAAATTTTTGGATCTGAGGTTCAATGAGTTCGAAGGGACTGTGCCCAAGGAGCTGTTCGACAAGGACTTGGACGCCATTTTCATCAACCACAACAGGTTCAGGTTCGATCTGCCGGATAACTTCGGGAACTCGCCGGTCTCCGTCATCGTCCTCGCCAACAACAAGTTCCACGGCTGCGTTCCGGCGAGCCTGGGCAACATGTCGAACCTCAACGAGATCATTCTGATGAACAATGGGTTCAGGTCCTGCTTGCCGGAGGAGATTGGGATGCTCAAGAACTTGACGGTGTTTGATGTGAGCTTCAACCAGTTTTTGGGTTCGCTGCCGGAAACGATTGGAGGGATGGTGAGCTTGGAGCAGCTCAATGTGGCCCACAACTTGCTATCTGGGACGATTCCGGCGAGTATTTGCTCGCTGCCGAGGCTGCAGAATTTCACTTACTCTTACAACTTCTTCACCGGCGAGCCGCCGGTGTGTCTGGGCTTGGCGAGTTTCGATGATAAGAGGAATTGCTTGCCGAATAGGCCGGCGCAGAGGCCGGCGGCGAAGTGTAAGTCGTTCTTGTCTAGGCCTGTGGATTGTAAGTCTTTTAGATGTAAACCCTTTGTTCCTTCTTTGCCTTCTCCTCctccgccgccgccgccgcctgTTGTGGTTCCTTCACCGCCTCCCCCGGTTGCTTTACCCCAATcgccaccacctccaccgCCACCGGTTTTCTCACCACCCCCACCACCGCCTCCAGTTTACTCACCACCCCCACCACCTCCTTCACCGCTacccccaccaccaccaccaccacctccacctccccCACCCTCACcttccccaccaccaccaccgccaccacctcccccatcacctccaccaccatcgCCATCACCACCGCCGCCACCAACACCATcgccaccacctccaccgCCACCAACACCATcgccaccacctccaccaacACCATCGCCACCATATTGTGTGCGGcccccaccaccaccgccaccaaattcaccaccaccaccagctcCATTGAGCTCTCCACCTCCACCCTCTCCTTACCTTTACAATTCACCTCCACCCCCACCTCCTcattcaccaccaccacctccacattcaccaccaccacctccacatTCACCCCCACCACCAATTTATCCGTATCCATCACCTCCACCTCCCGTCCATTCCCCACCTCCCCCAGTGTACCAGTcccctccaccaccaccaccactttGTATAGAGCCACCCCCTCCACcttccccaccaccaccatgtATTGAGtactcaccaccaccaccaccaccaactccCATTGTGTACTTGCCCCCACCTTCACcctcaccaccacctcctGTCTATTCTTCCCCACCTCCACCAGTCTACCAGTCTCCTTCCTCACCACCACCGGTTCAATACAGTTCTCCACCCCCACCTGTTCACTACAGTTCCCCACCCCCACCACCCCCAATTCCATGTGAAACGCCACCACCTcattcatcaccaccaccaccgtcGCCACCGGTTCACTACCATTCCCCACCCCCACCGGTTCCTTACAGTTCACCAACACCGCCAATTGTTTATGAAAGCCCACCGCCTCCCACTCCTGTATATGAGGGCCCATTGCCACCCATCTTTGGAGTTTCATACGCGTCTCCTCCGCCACCACCCTTCTATTGA
- the LOC117633801 gene encoding coatomer subunit beta'-1-like: MPLRLDIKRKFVQRTERVKSLDLHPTEPWILASLYSGTVFIFNYQSQSMAKSFEVSELPVRSAKFVARKQWVVAAADDMFIRAYNYNTMDKVKVFEAHSDYIRCVAVHPTLPYVLSSSDDMLIKLWDWEKGWMCTQIFEGHCHYVMQVTFNPKDTNTFASASLDHTVKIWNLASPDPNFTLDAHVKGVNCVDYFTGGDKPYLITGSDDHTAKVWDYQTKTCVQTLEGHTHNVSAVCFHPELPVIITGSEDGTVRIWHSTTYRLENTLNYGLERVWAFGYMKGSRRIVIGYDEGAIMVKIGREVPVASMDSSGKIIWAKHNEIQTVNIKSVGADFEVADGERLPLAVKELGTCDLYPQSLQHNPNGRFVVVCGDGEYIIYTGLAWRNRSFGSALEFVWSSDGEYAVRESTSRIKIFSKAFQEKKNVRPTFSVEHIYGGVLLAMRSNDFVCFYDWVECRLIRRIDVNVKNVYWADSGDLVAISSDSSFYVLKYNRDIVSSYFDSGRPVDELGVEDAFELLFEINERVRTGLWVGDCFIYNNSSWRLNYCVGGEVTTMFHLDRPMYLLGYLANQSCLYLIDKEFNVMGYTLLLSLIEYKTLIIRGDLERAKQIFPTIPPEQHNSVARFLESRGMLEDALVVATDADYKFDLAIQLGRLEIAMEIAKEAQSESKWKRLGELAMSTGKLEMAEDCLSHGKDFSGLLLLYSSLGDAQGILKLTSLAKEQGKNNVAFLCLFMLGKVEECIQLLLESERIPEAALMARSYLPSKVSEIVSIWRNDLNKVNKRAAESLADPQEYPNLFEDWQVSLALESKSAENSGIHPPAEQYPIYAEKSTTSLVERFRSMQIDEEAPFENGDLDQEEVQENGENQDEGETVEEEDDSTNGVVLVNGDQGEELGVNDERTASP, from the exons ATG CCTCTCAGGCTTGATATCAAG AGAAAATTTGTGCAAAGAACCGAGAGAGTTAAGTCTTTGGATCTGCATCCAACTGAACCATG GATCCTTGCAAGTCTGTATTCAGGAACCGTGTTTATTTTCAATTACCAGTCACAG AGCATGGCAAAGTCTTTTGAAGTCTCTGAATTGCCAG TTCGGTCAGCAAAATTTGTAGCGCGTAAGCAGTGGGTAGTAGCTGCAGCTGATGACATGTTCATACGTGCATACAATTATAATACGATGGATAAGGTTAAAGTGTTTGAAGCACACTCAGACTATATTAGATGTGTGGCTGTCCATCCAACACTTCCATATGTTTTGTCATCATCCGATGACATGCTTATCAAACTGTGGGATTGGGAAAAAGGTTGGATGTGTACTCAGATATTCGAAGGGCATTGCCACTATGTGATGCAAGTGACCTTTAATCCTAAAGACACCAATACTTTTGCAAGTGCTTCCCTGGATCACACTGTAAAG ATCTGGAATCTTGCCTCCCCTGACCCCAATTTTACGTTGGATGCCCACGTGAAAGGGGTAAATTGCGTTGATTACTTCACTGGCGGTGATAAACCTTACTTAATCACAGGCTCGGACGATCATACTGCAAAG GTGTGGGACTATCAGACAAAAACTTGTGTTCAGACACTTGAAGGGCATACTCACAATGTCTCTGCAGTATGTTTTCATCCGGAACTTCCAGTTATAATTACTGGTTCTGAGGATGGAACTGTTAGAATATGGCACTCAACGACTTATCG GCTTGAAAACACACTGAATTATGGGCTTGAACGTGTTTGGGCCTTTGGGTATATGAAAGGTTCACGTCG GATTGTAATTGGTTATGATGAAGGAGCCATAATGGTAAAAATTGGCCGAGAAGTACCAGTTGCTAGCATGGATAGTAGTGGGAAAATTATTTGGGCTAAGCATAATGAAATTCAAACTGTGAATATCAAGAGCGTTGGAGCAGATTTTGAG GTTGCAGATGGAGAAAGATTGCCTTTGGCCGTGAAGGAGTTGGGAACCTGTGACCTTTATCCTCAA AGTTTGCAGCACAACCCGAATGGaaggtttgttgttgtttgtggAGATGGTGAGTACATAATATACACAGGTCTAGCATGGAGAAATAGATCCTTTGGCTCAGCATTGGAATTTGTCTGGTCATCTGATGGAGAATATGCTGTTAGGGAATCTACTTCAAGGATAAAAATTTTCAGCAAAGCATTCCAG GAAAAGAAGAATGTTCGACCAACATTTTCTGTAGAACACATTTATGGAGGGGTCTTACTGGCAATGCGCTCAAATGACTTTGTATGCTTCTATGACTGGGTGGAATGCAGATTGATTAGACGAATTGATGTCAATGTCAAG AATGTTTATTGGGCTGATAGCGGTGATTTGGTTGCAATTTCTAGTGATTCATCATTTTACGTTCTAAAATACAAT AGGGATATAGTCTCATCGTATTTTGACAGTGGAAGGCCTGTTGATGAACTAGGTGTTGAGGATGCCTTTGAGCTCCTCTTTGAAATAAACGAGCGTGTCAGAACTGGATTATGGGTTGGGGACTGTTTCATTTACAATAACTCATCTTGGCGACTAAATTATTGTGTTGGTGGTGAG GTGACCACAATGTTTCACCTAGACCGGCCCATGTACTTGTTGGGCTATCTTGCCAATCAGAGTTGTCTTTATCTAATTGATAAAGAGTTTAA TGTCATGGGATACACCTTGCTTCTCAGCTTGATCGAGTACAAAACACTTATTATACGCGGAGATTTAGAGCGTGCAAAACAAATTTTTCCAACAATACCTCCAGAGCAACATAATAG TGTGGCTCGTTTTTTGGAATCTCGAGGTATGTTGGAGGATGCACTGGTGGTGGCTACAGATGCTGACTACAAATTTGATCTTGCTATACAGCTGGGTAGACTTGAGATTGCAATG GAAATTGCTAAAGAAGCGCAAAGTGAATCCAAGTGGAAGCGGCTGGGAGAATTAGCTATGTCCACTGGGAAG CTTGAAATGGCTGAAGATTGTCTATCACATGGAAAGGACTTTTCTGGCTTGTTGcttctttattcttctcttgGAGATGCTCAAGGAATATTAAAACTCACATCCCTTGCCAAAGAGCAAGGAAAGAATAATGTTGCTTTCCTTTGCTTATTTATGCTGGGTAAAGTGGAAGAATGCATCCAGCTGTTGCTGGAAAG TGAACGGATACCTGAAGCAGCTTTGATGGCACGATCTTACCTCCCAAGCAAGGTCTCAGAGATAGTTTCAATTTGGAGAAATGACCTGAACAAG GTCAATAAAAGAGCTGCAGAATCATTGGCGGATCCGCAAGAGTATCCTAATTTGTTTGAGGACTGGCAAGTTTCTCTTGCCCTTGAGTCTAAAAGTGCAGAAAATAG CGGCATTCATCCTCCTGCTGAACAATACCCAATTTATGCTGAGAAGTCAACGACTAGTCTTGTTGAAAGGTTCAGAAGCATGCAAATTGATGAAGAAGCCccatttgaaaatggagaTCTGGATCAAGAG GAGGTCCAGGAGAATGGAGAAAATCAAGATGAAGGTGAGACTGTTGAGGAGGAAGATGATTCAACGAAtggtgttgttcttgtaaATGGCGACCAGGGTGAAGAGTTGGGTGTAAATGATGAGAGAACAGCATCACCATAA
- the LOC117636190 gene encoding probable sulfate transporter 3.5, giving the protein MDSSNRTVSFAAPRGFGTTLKSDLKETFFPDDPFKQFENQKPLGKVKKGLQYLVPICEWLPKYSLKTFQYDVLAGITITSLAIPQGISYAKLGQLPPIVGLYSSFVPPIIYAIFGASKYLAVGTVAACSLLIAEIIGEVASPKTEPALYLHLVFTATFVTGIMQTLLGVLRLGILVDFLSHSTITGFMGGTAVIICLQQLKGMLGLKNFTTKTDVVNVLKSVFEHRKEWRWESAVMGIIFLILLQFTRWLRDRKPKLFWVSAMSPLVVVVSGCLIAYFAHAQDHGIPIVGDLKRGINPPSIQFLNFDRKYFPQIVKAGAITGLIALAEGIAIGRSFGIMRNENVDGNKEMIAYGLMNIVGSFTSCYLTTGPFSKTAVNYNAGAKTPMSNAVMAVFMALVLLFLAPLFSYTPLVALSAIIMSAMLGLIKYEEAIELFKVDKFDFVVCMAAFLGVAFISMDMGLGLSVVLGLVRALLYVARPGTCKLGRLPDSVLYRDVEQYPDAARNSGIIVLQIGSPIYFANGNYVRERILRWVRDEQIHLETTGDELQHVVLELSGVVTIDMTGLETLKEINKTLSANDVKLGIINPRLKVMEKMITSHFMDKLGKENVYLSIEEAIENCKFSTSKPKKTTSESGNSSKGAGDASDDASQQV; this is encoded by the exons ATGGATTCTTCCAACCGTACGGTGAGCTTTGCAGCCCCAAGAGGCTTTGGCACCACACTCAAATCTGATCTCAAAGAGACCTTCTTCCCTGACGACCCCTTTAAGCAATTTGAGAATCAGAAACCACTTGGAAAGGTCAAGAAAGGCTTGCAATATCTCGTTCCCATCTGCGAATGGCTTCCGAAATACAGtttaaaaacatttcaatACGACGTGCTTGCCGGCATCACCATCACCAGTCTTGCCATCCCTCAAGGGATTAGCTATGCCAAGCTCGGCCAGCTTCCTCCCATCGTCGGCCTTT ATTCAAGTTTTGTTCCTCCCATTATTTATGCAATATTTGGAGCTTCCAAGTACCTTGCCGTGGGAACTGTGGCAGCATGCTCTTTACTTATTGCAGAAATCATTGGAGAAGTGGCTTCACCGAAGACTGAACCGGCATTGTACCTTCACTTGGTTTTTACAGCCACCTTTGTTACCGGAATCATGCAGACTCTTCTCGGTGTTCTAAG GCTGGGGATTTTGGTGGATTTTCTATCGCATTCCACCATCACTGGCTTCATGGGAGGGACTGCAGTTATAATCTGCTTGCAACAGTTGAAGGGCATGCTGGGACTGAAGAATTTCACCACCAAAACCGACGTCGTAAATGTTTTGAAATCAGTGTTCGAACATAGAAAAGAG tGGAGGTGGGAGAGTGCAGTTATGGGTATTATCTTCCTTATTTTACTTCAGTTCACCAGGTGGCTG AGGGATAGGAAGCCAAAGCTATTTTGGGTGTCGGCTATGTCTCCACTGGTGGTGGTTGTATCTGGCTGCCTTATTGCTTATTTTGCCCATGCTCAAGATCATGGAATTCCCATT GTGGGAGACTTGAAGAGAGGGATCAATCCTCCTTCCATTCaatttttgaactttgacCGCAAATATTTTCCACAAATTGTGAAGGCTGGGGCTATAACTGGCCTTATTGCTTTGGCG GAAGGAATAGCTATTGGAAGGAGCTTTGGCATCATGAGAAATGAAAACGTTGATGGCAACAAGGAAATGATAGCTTATGGCCTCATGAACATTGTTGGATCTTTCACTTCATGCTATTTGACCACtg gacCCTTTTCAAAGACTGCGGTGAATTACAACGCGGGTGCTAAGACACCAATGTCAAACGCAGTGATGGCCGTTTTCATGGCACTTGTGCTTCTCTTCTTGGCTCCTCTCTTTAGCTATACCCCTCTTGTTGCTTTGTCTGCCATTATTATGTCCGCCATGCTTGGCCTCATCAAATATGAAGAAGCTATTGAACTCTTCAAGGTTGACAAGTTTGACTTTGTCGTGTGCATGGCTGCCTTCCTTGGTGTTGCCTTCATAAGCATGGACATGGGACTTGGCCTCTCA GTGGTTCTTGGTCTTGTGCGAGCCCTCCTTTATGTGGCTAGGCCAGGAACTTGTAAACTTGGGAGATTACCAGACTCAGTCTTATACCGTGACGTAGAGCAGTACCCTGACGCAGCAAGGAATTCAGGGATCATTGTGCTTCAAATTGGCTCCCCAATTTACTTTGCAAATGGCAACTATGTCAGAGAGAG GATTTTAAGATGGGTTCGCGATGAGCAAATCCATCTAGAAACTACGGGAGATGAGCTTCAGCATGTTGTGCTAGAATTGTCTG GAGTTGTAACCATTGACATGACTGGCCTTGAAACATTGAAGGAGATAAACAAAACCTTGAGTGCAAATGATGTTAAG TTGGGAATTATAAACCCGAGGCTTAAGGTGATGGAGAAGATGATAACCTCACATTTCATGGACAAgcttggaaaagaaaatgtctaCCTATCGATCGAGGAAGCAATTGAAAATTGCAAATTTTCAACTAGTAAGCCAAAGAAAACCACCAGTGAATCTGGCAATTCATCGAAAGGCGCCGGAGATGCAAGTGATGATGCATCACAACAAGTTTGA
- the LOC117635520 gene encoding glycine-rich cell wall structural protein-like, with the protein MGISILRVGKVLLWVAVVMMSFISDSCVQGIRKMEMEIKKNKGGEGDDHGNNKLGKKEPEWFFDGPAAGNPNVPGGVSGGGGGFGGEGKGFGFSFGGKGSYSYSYGTSGKPANAIGFGKPDCVGKGGGSGAGGGIGKGGGAGGGIGKGGGAGGGIGKGGGSGGRSHHKTKKEKNHHQGGAGGGIGGGIGKGIGGGGHGARGAGHGGIGKGGGVGGGIGKRGGVGGGIGKGGGVGGGIGKGGGAGGGIGKGGGVGGGGGGAGGGVGGGGGAAGGGVGGGGGGAGGGVGGGGGGAGGGVGGGGGAGGGVGGGGGGTGGGVGGGAGGGIGGGAGGGIGGGVGGGIGGGGAGGNMGGGAGGGMGGGGWWWWCRRQYGWWCRRRHGGGGGETSVLNLVNVSGANYSTMHKSKSKSS; encoded by the exons atgGGAATTTCTATATTGAGGGTGGGGAAGGTACTTTTGTGGGTGGCTGTGGTGATGATGAGTTTCATCTCTGACTCTTGCGTACAAGGAATAAGGaagatggagatggagatCAAGAAGAATAAGGGTGGTGAAGGTGATGATCATGGCAACaacaaattagggaaaaaggAGCCAGAGTGGTTCTTTGATGGTCCTGCTGCAGGCAATCCCAATGTTCCTGGTGGGGTTagtggcggtggtggtggttttgGAGGAGAGGGGAAAGggtttggttttagttttggCGGGAAGGGATCCTATAGTTACAGCTATGGTACTTCTGGGAAACCTGCCAATGCAATTGGTTTTGGAAAGCCTGACTGTGTTGGAAAAGGTGGCGGATCCGGAGCTGGTGGTGGGATAGGCAAAG GTGGCGGAGCTGGTGGTGGGATAGGCAAAGGTGGAGGAGCTGGTGGTGGGATAGGCAAAGGTGGAGGGTCTGGTGGTCGAAGCCACCATAAGActaaaaaagagaagaatcaCCATCAAGGTGGTGCTGGAGGTGGAATTGGGGGAGGCATTGGCAAAGGAATTGGTGGTGGAGGTCATGGTGCTCGAGGAGCTGGTCATGGAGGCATTGGAAAAGGAGGTGGTGTTGGTGGCGGCATCGGCAAAAGAGGGGGTGTCGGTGGCGGCATCGGCAAAGGAGGGGGTGTCGGAGGCGGCATTGGCAAAGGAGGGGGTGCTGGTGGCGGCATTGGCAAAGGAGGAGGTGTCGGTGGTGGAGGAGGGGGTGCCGGAGGAGGTgttggtggtggaggaggggCTGCTGGAGGCGGTGTCGGTGGTGGAGGAGGGGGTGCCGGAGGAGGTgttggtggtggaggaggggGTGCCGGAGGCGGTGTAGGTGGAGGAGGGGGTGCCGGAGGCGGTGTCGGTGGTGGAGGAGGGGGTACCGGAGGTGGTGTAGGTGGTGGTGCAGGGGGTGGCATCGGTGGTGGTGCGGGAGGTGGCATAGGTGGTGGTGTTGGGGGTGGCataggtggtggtggtgcagGAGGCAATATGGGTGGTGGTGCAGGAGGCGGCATGGGTGGTGGtggatggtggtggtggtgcagGAGGCAATATGGGTGGTGGTGCAGGAGGCGgcatggtggtggtggtggag AGACATCGGTGCTGAATTTGGTAAATGTTAGCGGGGCCAATTATTCAACCATGCATAAGAGTAAGAGTAAGAGCTCGTGA
- the LOC117633633 gene encoding trihelix transcription factor ASIL2, whose product MDDMDDDARYHSKAYSLNHHNSSGRRKINIRNTQYSRPIANRYAEEDDDELDEFDEGNCRQDHDEEEEEEHPRGLHRNFDADDGFERHTKKRKVKNLESNYEFAPRVRVPYRDPSSRGEEDWTEHAVFVLLEVWGDRFLQLGRKSLRSEDWREVAEKVSEASKIERTDTQCRSMLDMLKRKYKKEKEKVEEMGLNSSKWAYFKKMDMLMASSLRQECGLACGVDSGEYVFMNTRVYLERSNGFDEMRDSPGESETDEDEDGNDDQDAFPPRMGMRGVDRGEEGSSYRVLADSIHKFGEIYEKIESSKRQQMRELEKMRKDFHKELEFQKKQILERAQVEIAKIQEADDDDETDVSAEDLSE is encoded by the coding sequence ATGGATGACATGGACGACGACGCAAGGTACCATTCGAAGGCCTACTCTCTCAACCATCATAACTCTTCTGGTCGCCGAAAAATCAATATACGAAACACCCAATATTCTCGCCCGATTGCCAATCGATACGCAGAGGAAGACGACGACGAATTGGACGAGTTTGATGAAGGAAATTGCCGACAAGACCACGacgaggaagaggaagaggagcaTCCACGTGGGTTACATCGGAATTTTGACGCGGACGATGGTTTTGAAAGGCACACGAAGAAGAGGAAGGTGAAGAATTTGGAATCAAACTACGAGTTTGCGCCTCGCGTGAGAGTGCCGTATAGGGATCCGAGTTCTCGGGGCGAAGAGGATTGGACTGAGCACGCGGTGTTTGTTCTGTTAGAGGTTTGGGGTGATAGGTTTCTTCAGCTTGGGAGGAAGAGTTTGAGGTCTGAAGATTGGCGTGAAGTGGCCGAGAAGGTTTCAGAGGCGTCTAAGATCGAAAGGACCGACACGCAATGCAGGAGTATGTTGGATATGCTTAAGAGGAAGTacaagaaggagaaggagaaagttGAAGAAATGGGGTTGAATTCTAGCAAATGGGCTTACTTTAAGAAGATGGATATGTTAATGGCTTCGTCCTTGAGGCAAGAATGCGGGCTTGCTTGCGGGGTAGATTCCGGTGAGTATGTGTTTATGAACACAAGGGTATATTTGGAGCGGTCGAATGGGTTTGATGAGATGAGGGATAGTCCTGGTGAGTCAGAGACagatgaggatgaggatggGAATGATGATCAGGATGCCTTTCCGCCACGAATGGGGATGCGTGGAGTGGATAGGGGGGAGGAAGGGTCTTCGTATAGAGTGTTGGCGGATTCTATTCACAAGTTTGGGGAGATTTATGAGAAGATTGAGAGTAGTAAGAGGCAGCAGATGAGGGAATTGGAGAAGATGAGGAAAGATTTCCATAAGGAGTTGGAATTTCAGAAGAAGCAGATTCTTGAGAGAGCACAAGTGGAGATTGCGAAAATTCAGGAAGCtgacgatgatgatgaaaCGGATGTTTCTGCTGAGGATCTCAGTGAATGA